The Paenibacillus sp. FSL R7-0345 DNA segment TTCCGTTCTGAACTACCTCGAAAGAAGTGAGTCCGATGAAGACAAAATACCAGATTATTTTTGATGATATAAAAAGCAATATTCTATCCGGAGCCTATAGTGTGGGCGAACAGATTCCTACCGAGCTGGCCTTGCAGGAGACTTATAACGTCAGCCGTCAGACGGTGCGCAAGGCGATTCTGGAGCTGTCTAATGAAGGGTTTTTACGCAGCGAAAAGGGCTCCGGCACCTATGTCAGCAGCCAGTTCCGCTCCAAAGCGGCAGGCGGCTCCAGCAAGCGGACGATTGGGGTCATTACCACGTACCTCTCAGATTATATCTTTCCTTCTATTATCCGCGGGATTGAGGGACGGCTGAATGAGGATAATTATTCGCTGCTGTTGGCCAGTACCAATAATGATGTAGCCCAGGAGAAGAAGGCGCTGGAGATGATGCTGTCCTTCGGGGTCGACGGCCTGATTGTGGAGCCTACGAAGAGTAACCTGTACAATCCTAACATCGCCTACTACCTGTCCTTCAAGGAGCAGGACGTACCGTTCATCATGATCAATGCGTATTATGAGGAGCTGGAGGTGCCGTTCTTTTGCCTCGATGATGTGCAGTCCAGTTATCTGGCTACCAAGGAGCTGATCTCTAAGGGCCATACCCAGATCGGTATCATTGCCAAGATGGATGACCTGCAGGGCAAGTACCGGATGAAGGGCTACATCAAGGCGCTCGGCGAAGCGAAGCTGCGGTTCCATCCCGAGCAGGTATTGTCCTTTGATACCGAGACGAAGCAGGTGCTGCAGGGCAGCCTCAAGACATTCCTGAGCGAAAATAGGGACATGCTGACAGCCATCGTCTGCTACAACGACGAGGTCGGCCTGGAGGCAGTAAATGTATGCCGCCAGCTGGACATCTCGGTCCCGGAGGACCTGTCGATCATCGGCCAGGACAATTCCTACATTGCCAAGAACGCCAACATCAAGCTGACCACCCTGACCCACCCGCAGGAGCAGATGGGCCGCGACGCCGCCGAATGGGTAATCAAGAAGCTGCAGGGCAAAAAGGATCTGCGGAACAGCACCTACTACCAGCCGGTGCTGGTGGAGGGGGAGACGGTGCGGGAGCTGGAGTGAGGGTTTGATGTGCAGAGAAGTGTAAAAGGTACCCGGTTGGGTACCTTTTTGGTTGGGCCAAACAAGCCCGGGGATGGTAGCGATTAGAGGCACTTTTGCCTTTCCTTTCGGCCATTGGGGTAGCGTCAAGAAGTTTGTGTAAGAAAGTGAAAAGTGGGTTCTCAGGTCTTTATTATTTCAATATGGGTGTTCTAGGGGCGGGGGAACCCCGGCCCTAGAACACGGGAATTAGGTTGCTTGCTACAGGTCTTCTAGCACCGGGTACCTGGCTTCAAACATAGCAGTCAGTTTCTTCCGGACTCCCGGATCGCCAAAGC contains these protein-coding regions:
- a CDS encoding GntR family transcriptional regulator; this encodes MKTKYQIIFDDIKSNILSGAYSVGEQIPTELALQETYNVSRQTVRKAILELSNEGFLRSEKGSGTYVSSQFRSKAAGGSSKRTIGVITTYLSDYIFPSIIRGIEGRLNEDNYSLLLASTNNDVAQEKKALEMMLSFGVDGLIVEPTKSNLYNPNIAYYLSFKEQDVPFIMINAYYEELEVPFFCLDDVQSSYLATKELISKGHTQIGIIAKMDDLQGKYRMKGYIKALGEAKLRFHPEQVLSFDTETKQVLQGSLKTFLSENRDMLTAIVCYNDEVGLEAVNVCRQLDISVPEDLSIIGQDNSYIAKNANIKLTTLTHPQEQMGRDAAEWVIKKLQGKKDLRNSTYYQPVLVEGETVRELE